The genomic window GCAACAAAGGTTTGAGATTGATACCTGTAGAAGGCGAAGTAATAACCGAAATAGAAGCAGTGTCTATTCTGACTGGGTCCATTGCTGAACTTTTTGCTGCTGGCGGTGTTTGTGGTGCTCAAGGCTCTATATGGCTTTCTGTTAGAGGTAACAGAGAAGAAATCAGAAAAATAGAAGAAATATATAGTTCTATTTTGTTAGAGCCACCTTTCGGAGAAAATATAAAAATCTCTATTTAGAATAGATTTTTTTTAACATTTTAACTGAGCAATCACCTACCAATTTAAGAGAATTTGGAGCAAGGCAAGACCAATTAGCTGTTTCTGTCTCAAACCCCCCTCTTTTAAAAGCCTCTTCTGTTGGTATGTAGCCGGTAGCATCGTTTGTCATATGAGCACATAAAGTAAAAGGTGCAGGAGATTCTGCTTTAATTCTGAGTTGTTCTTCAACAAAAGGTTCTCCTGGAACTCCCAGAATAGCAATATCACCAATTTTTATTGCCTGAACAGGGCATTGGTAATATTTGTTTTTAGCAAATCTTTCTGCCATATCAATACGTGAATGAGCGTAGACCCATTTCCATTGTATATTTGTATGTGCCTCATCTTCCCATATAGGTGTGGGGTATTGTTTGAGAAACTTATGAGCGTCTTCAATCGTTTTTTCATCAAGATTTCTTCTTGTAAGTTTAACTGTTTGCAAATCATAAGATATATTTTCTACATTAACAGGTTGCATCTTTTCTAAAAGGATTTTTTGGACAGTCTCTGCAAGTTTTTCTCCCATCTCTATATAATCATCTTTATGCCACGGGTCAAGATGGTTGTTATGGTGAATGTTTCCACAGAACCCGTTAATTACAAGCGCAACACATTTTTGCCCCAACATTTTTTGAACCGCAGTCGCCCACGCACCTGGCCAGCCAGCGGTAACTTTACGACGATTATAACCGTGTACAGGGTGGCAGGTATGATGTAGTAGCGCAGATATTCTTTCTCCTTTTGTGTTGGTAAACAAAATAACGCTTACATCAGGGTCGATAGGACCTTCGCAATAAAGTATATCTGAACTAAACCTTGGAGGGTGAGATCTTACTGTCCCGTCTCTCATAACAAAACGTCTATTAAACGAAACTCTACCATCAATTCCTCTACCTGCCATAACAGTAGCAGGTTCAAGGTTTTCGACAGCTTTCCCTATGGCTTCAAGTATTCCTTTAACTGCAACAGGAAAATATTTCTCATCTCCTCCTCTAAGGAAAGATAACTCTGGAGAAAGCCCTTCATATTCATCTGATATAGCTTCGTGTCCAAG from bacterium includes these protein-coding regions:
- a CDS encoding neutral/alkaline non-lysosomal ceramidase N-terminal domain-containing protein; amino-acid sequence: MNKSKCNKSWKAGASKVDISPEKGIQLAGDIGRVRPVEEIMDPLYAKVLVVEHNGERVCVVQLDLTIVTKKFSDIIKNEASKKYGIAPEALMIHATQTHSTPSLGHEAISDEYEGLSPELSFLRGGDEKYFPVAVKGILEAIGKAVENLEPATVMAGRGIDGRVSFNRRFVMRDGTVRSHPPRFSSDILYCEGPIDPDVSVILFTNTKGERISALLHHTCHPVHGYNRRKVTAGWPGAWATAVQKMLGQKCVALVINGFCGNIHHNNHLDPWHKDDYIEMGEKLAETVQKILLEKMQPVNVENISYDLQTVKLTRRNLDEKTIEDAHKFLKQYPTPIWEDEAHTNIQWKWVYAHSRIDMAERFAKNKYYQCPVQAIKIGDIAILGVPGEPFVEEQLRIKAESPAPFTLCAHMTNDATGYIPTEEAFKRGGFETETANWSCLAPNSLKLVGDCSVKMLKKIYSK